A portion of the Anthonomus grandis grandis chromosome 7, icAntGran1.3, whole genome shotgun sequence genome contains these proteins:
- the LOC126738402 gene encoding kielin/chordin-like protein: protein MNSSQWFPVPMLLFVMWSSQIIAIDPTENEIDHPESRGHPNPKMPASEMPFEVDILKLINVSHKDQGVSLVEGPIKNFPAFKFRLPYGNVALSNSDILTQALNSSKGFTVVFLYRQQKNNLGTLISLNSPGRITPWFQLTSNSKTGILSLKYRLRKSNKLVQVDWGLPRHHKKSPLAAWVWLSLSIDYQEDLIRLDLDCIPSSFESIPGKNGSYSRIGVPQDALVYFRQEPGRKKKFLGSIQVAKILPYVTHERLWNCMEIGTNISPEFQKPLV from the exons ATGAACTCATCTCAATGGTTCCCGGTTCCCATGCTGCTTTTTGTGATGTGGTCCAGCCAAATAATAGCCATCGACCCCACGGAGAACGAAATAGACCATCCAGAGTCCAGAGGGCATCCGAATCCAAAGATGCCTGCCAGTGAAATGCCTT TTGAAGTTGACATTTTGAAGCTTATCAACGTATCACACAAAGACCAAGGAGTATCACTGGTAGAAGGTCCAATAAAGAACTTTCCGGCTTTCAAATTCCGGTTACCTTATGGCAACGTTGCATTATCCAACTCAGATATTTTAACGCAGGCTTTAAATAGTTCTAAAGGGTTTACAGTGGTGTTTTTGTATAG GCAGCAGAAGAACAATTTGGGAACACTTATTTCCTTGAACTCCCCGGGGAGGATCACCCCCTGGTTCCAGTTGACGTCCAATTCAAAAACCGGCATCTTAAGTTTGAAGTATAGACTGAGAAAGTCCAATAAGTTGGTTCAAGTGGATTGGGGTTTGCCTAGGCACCACAAGAAGTCTCCTTTAGCTG CATGGGTCTGGCTGTCCCTATCCATAGATTACCAAGAAGATCTGATCCGGCTGGATCTGGATTGTATCCCGAGCTCTTTCGAGTCCATTCCTGGAAAAAATGGTTCTTATTCCAGGATCGGAGTGCCTCAAGATGCTCTGGTTTACTTTAGGCAAGAGCCTGGCAGAAAGAAGAAGTTCTTG gGTTCGATCCAAGTAGCCAAAATTCTACCATACGTGACCCACGAACGTCTGTGGAACTGTATGGAAATCGGCACGAATATTAGTCCAGAATTTCAGAAACCCCTAGTTTAA